One segment of Candidatus Zixiibacteriota bacterium DNA contains the following:
- a CDS encoding DMT family transporter has protein sequence MNPKRSGDLAALTCALACGLGNIPAKVGLQNVSPELFNFFLFLSASVFSALPLFNARYRAEIAQIRPTTLALIFALSLLFAAALTLNMTALKLLEPATASFLSRFEVILTIALAYFILREKLGFMEILGGIIALSGVFVLRFKTNLVISQGSTLMILSGFFFAASEIIIKKNIASLSTASFLFYRNIFLIPILFGIILFQSERFFVPDGKTLLLIIAASLLLPVIGRATYQMALKRIDISRAALITQTTPLFTALFAFLLLQTFPSPTEWLGSGLIILGATFVSFSHYLSRIRVGAMLKPFVSKM, from the coding sequence ATGAATCCGAAACGAAGCGGCGACCTGGCCGCTCTGACATGCGCCCTGGCTTGCGGACTTGGAAATATCCCGGCAAAAGTGGGGCTCCAGAATGTATCTCCCGAGCTGTTCAACTTCTTTCTCTTCCTTTCCGCCTCTGTTTTTTCTGCCCTGCCTCTATTCAATGCCCGCTACCGCGCCGAAATCGCCCAGATTCGGCCCACGACTCTGGCGCTGATTTTCGCCCTTTCCCTCCTTTTCGCTGCCGCCCTGACCCTGAATATGACCGCCTTGAAATTGCTGGAGCCGGCTACCGCATCGTTTCTTTCCCGCTTTGAAGTAATTCTCACCATCGCCCTGGCTTACTTCATCCTGAGAGAGAAACTGGGCTTCATGGAAATTCTGGGAGGCATTATTGCCCTGTCTGGAGTTTTCGTCCTCCGTTTCAAGACTAATCTGGTCATTTCACAGGGCTCCACCTTGATGATTCTCTCCGGATTCTTTTTCGCCGCTTCCGAGATAATCATTAAGAAAAATATCGCCTCGTTATCGACGGCAAGTTTCCTTTTTTATCGCAATATCTTCCTGATTCCGATTCTTTTCGGCATCATCCTCTTCCAGAGCGAGCGGTTCTTTGTCCCTGACGGAAAGACTCTACTTCTCATCATCGCGGCTTCCTTGCTTCTGCCGGTTATCGGACGGGCTACTTACCAGATGGCTCTTAAGCGGATTGATATCTCCCGCGCCGCCCTGATTACCCAGACCACCCCGCTTTTCACCGCCCTCTTCGCTTTTCTATTGCTGCAGACTTTCCCCTCGCCGACCGAATGGCTCGGCAGTGGCTTAATCATTCTGGGCGCTACTTTTGTAAGCTTCTCCCACTACCTGTCCCGTATCAGAGTCGGAGCGATGCTTAAGCCCTTTGTCTCTAAAATGTAA
- the lgt gene encoding prolipoprotein diacylglyceryl transferase: protein MYPELFNIGPISIRGYGLMLTISFLLGVYYVYRAARKNKVPFEPLMTIAYIMIFSGVIGARLFYVLFHLEEFQGRWLDTINPFQSGQVGIAGLNLYGGIVLAVICTYLYIRAKKLPLLQTLDLFAPTVGIGLMFTRVGCFLNGCCFGVPTELPWGVAFPPESIPYYIFGDAHLHPTQIYSSLYGLLLFLVLHWRLQHKRFDGQVLALFFMIEAVFRFFIEYVRYYESEMHFTIDGIQPTYNQLIALALFLAGLILYLKLSRQSPAKGTPPRK, encoded by the coding sequence ATGTATCCTGAGCTTTTCAATATAGGACCGATTTCGATTCGCGGCTATGGCTTGATGCTGACCATCTCCTTTTTGCTCGGCGTTTACTATGTTTATCGCGCCGCCAGGAAAAACAAAGTTCCCTTTGAACCGCTCATGACCATCGCTTATATCATGATATTCAGCGGTGTCATTGGCGCCCGTCTTTTTTATGTGCTGTTTCATCTCGAAGAATTCCAGGGGAGGTGGCTTGATACCATCAATCCTTTTCAATCAGGGCAGGTTGGCATTGCCGGTCTGAATCTGTATGGAGGGATTGTTCTTGCCGTGATTTGCACTTACCTCTATATCCGGGCAAAGAAGTTACCGCTGCTTCAGACACTCGATCTCTTCGCCCCTACGGTCGGTATTGGCTTAATGTTTACCCGTGTCGGCTGTTTTCTGAATGGCTGCTGTTTCGGCGTTCCTACCGAATTGCCATGGGGTGTAGCCTTCCCGCCGGAGTCGATTCCATACTACATTTTCGGCGATGCGCATCTCCATCCCACACAAATCTACAGCTCCCTCTATGGATTGCTGCTGTTTCTGGTTCTTCACTGGCGGCTTCAGCACAAACGGTTCGACGGTCAGGTGCTGGCTCTATTCTTCATGATTGAAGCCGTCTTCAGATTCTTCATTGAATATGTCCGCTATTATGAGAGCGAGATGCATTTCACAATTGACGGCATTCAACCGACCTACAATCAGCTCATAGCCCTTGCGCTCTTTTTGGCCGGATTGATTTTATATCTTAAGCTGAGTCGCCAATCCCCGGCGAAGGGGACGCCACCGCGCAAATGA
- a CDS encoding phosphatase PAP2 family protein, translating to AICVTFFISYLLFALFPLEGPRYHFAGQYINTISGPIFRPLVDLAINKGAVHGGCMPSSHVAVALIVLYYSLKHIPVAGYLLIPINILLAAGTVYGRFHYVSDVVVGAAIAAGVLFVTRRWHHRLVESSPLKTPIMKETAPYVS from the coding sequence CGCTATCTGTGTTACCTTTTTCATATCCTATCTTCTTTTCGCCCTTTTTCCTCTGGAAGGTCCGCGCTACCATTTTGCCGGACAGTATATTAACACTATTTCAGGTCCCATCTTTCGCCCTCTGGTTGACCTGGCTATAAATAAAGGGGCGGTCCATGGCGGCTGCATGCCTTCATCCCATGTCGCCGTCGCTCTCATTGTCCTTTATTATTCGCTCAAACATATACCGGTGGCAGGTTATCTTCTCATCCCAATAAATATATTACTTGCGGCCGGAACAGTATATGGACGGTTCCATTATGTATCCGATGTCGTTGTCGGCGCGGCTATCGCGGCGGGAGTCTTATTCGTTACCAGGCGATGGCACCACCGTTTAGTCGAAAGTTCTCCCCTTAAGACCCCAATTATGAAGGAAACTGCGCCTTATGTATCCTGA